In Cervus canadensis isolate Bull #8, Minnesota chromosome 6, ASM1932006v1, whole genome shotgun sequence, one DNA window encodes the following:
- the ZFYVE19 gene encoding abscission/NoCut checkpoint regulator isoform X1 has translation MESRCYGCAVKFTLFKKEYGCKNCGRAFCSGCLSFSAAVPRAGNTQQKVCKQCHEVLTRGSSPANASKWSPPQNYKKRVAALEAKQKPSTPQSRGLTQQDQVIAERLARLRQENKPSEQAQKRHHPGLLGVGSLWTLQGFSMPFAESVPSQAEIEARLAALRDAPQGPVPSTQEMVARLAVLQGRVPSSQGPQLAHQPPDPRTQVQQAEDLLTQLTAEVAIDESWEREGPATSIQNDLNRGGPGAQSTSSRGQATWSLEEEKSRLLAEAAVELRQENTRQERILALAKRLAVLQGRDPDKVTLQDYHLPDSDDEEEEETAIQRVLQQLTEEAALDEASGFNIPVEPTPQPQDQSCRAEPKAQTLVAQPEEEEDELPWCCICNEDATLRCAGCDGDLYCVRCFREGHDAFELTEHQTSAYQPLHKGRGH, from the exons ATGGAGAGTAGGTGCTACGGCTGCGCTGTCAAGTTCACCCTCTTCAAGAAGGAG TATGGCTGTAAGAACTGTGGCCGGGCCTTCTGTTCCGGCTGCCTTAGCTTCAGTGCAGCAGTTCCCCGAGCTGGAAACACTCAACAGAAAGTCTGCAAGCAGTGCCATGAGGTTCTGACCAG AGGATCTTCTCCTGCCAATGCCTCCAAGTGGTCACCACCTCAGAACTATAAGAA GCGTGTGGCAGCGTTGGAAGCCAAGCAGAAGCCCAGCACTCCCCAGAGCCGTGGACTGACCCAGCAAGATCAAGTCATTGCTGAGCGCCTAGCACGGCTCCGCCAGGAGAACAAACCCAGTGAGCAGGCCCAGAAAAGACACCATCCGGGGCTCCTGGGAGTAGGATCCCTCTGGACCTTACAAGGCTTCTCTATGCCATTTGCAGAGTCAGTGCCTTCACAGGCGGAGATAGAAGCCAGGCTAGCTGCACTCAGGGATGCACCCCAGGGTCCCGTCCCTTCCACCCAGGAGATGGTGGCTCGGCTTGCTGTGCTACAAGGCAGAGTTCCATCTTCTCAGGGCCCCCAGTTG GCACATCAACCACCGGACCCCAGGACCCAGGTGCAGCAGGCAGAGGATCTGCTGACACAGCTAACAGCGGAGGTGGCTATTGATGAGAGCTGGGAACGAGAAGGCCCAG CCACCTCTATCCAGAACGACCTCAACCGGGGGGGCCCAGGGGCTCAGAGCACCAGTTCCAGGGGGCAAGCCACctggtccctggaggaggagaagagcaGGTTGCTGGCTGAGGCAGCGGTCGAACTTCGGCAGGAAAACACTCGGCAGGAGCGCATCCTAGCCCTTGCCAAGCGCCTGGCTGTGCTGCAGGGACGGGACCCTGATAAAG TGACCCTCCAGGACTACCACCTTCCAGACAGCgatgatgaagaggaggaagagacggCCATCCAGAGAGTCCTGCAGCAG CTAACCGAAGAAGCTGCCCTGGATGAGGCAAGTGGCTTTAACATCCCTGTGGAGCCAACTCCCCAACCCCAAGACCAGTCCTGCAGGGCAGAGCCTAAG GCCCAGACCCTGGTCGCCCAGCCcgaggaagaggaagatgagcTCCCCTGGTGCTGCATCTGCAATGAGGATGCCACCCTTCGCTGTGCTGGCTGCGACGGAGACCTCTACTGCGTCCGCTGCTTCCG GGAAGGCCATGATGCCTTTGAGCTTACAGAGCACCAGACATCTGCCTACCAGCCCCTGCATAAAGGCCGAGGACACTGA
- the ZFYVE19 gene encoding abscission/NoCut checkpoint regulator isoform X2, whose amino-acid sequence MESRCYGCAVKFTLFKKEYGCKNCGRAFCSGCLSFSAAVPRAGNTQQKVCKQCHEVLTRGSSPANASKWSPPQNYKKRVAALEAKQKPSTPQSRGLTQQDQVIAERLARLRQENKPKSVPSQAEIEARLAALRDAPQGPVPSTQEMVARLAVLQGRVPSSQGPQLAHQPPDPRTQVQQAEDLLTQLTAEVAIDESWEREGPATSIQNDLNRGGPGAQSTSSRGQATWSLEEEKSRLLAEAAVELRQENTRQERILALAKRLAVLQGRDPDKVTLQDYHLPDSDDEEEEETAIQRVLQQLTEEAALDEASGFNIPVEPTPQPQDQSCRAEPKAQTLVAQPEEEEDELPWCCICNEDATLRCAGCDGDLYCVRCFREGHDAFELTEHQTSAYQPLHKGRGH is encoded by the exons ATGGAGAGTAGGTGCTACGGCTGCGCTGTCAAGTTCACCCTCTTCAAGAAGGAG TATGGCTGTAAGAACTGTGGCCGGGCCTTCTGTTCCGGCTGCCTTAGCTTCAGTGCAGCAGTTCCCCGAGCTGGAAACACTCAACAGAAAGTCTGCAAGCAGTGCCATGAGGTTCTGACCAG AGGATCTTCTCCTGCCAATGCCTCCAAGTGGTCACCACCTCAGAACTATAAGAA GCGTGTGGCAGCGTTGGAAGCCAAGCAGAAGCCCAGCACTCCCCAGAGCCGTGGACTGACCCAGCAAGATCAAGTCATTGCTGAGCGCCTAGCACGGCTCCGCCAGGAGAACAAACCCA AGTCAGTGCCTTCACAGGCGGAGATAGAAGCCAGGCTAGCTGCACTCAGGGATGCACCCCAGGGTCCCGTCCCTTCCACCCAGGAGATGGTGGCTCGGCTTGCTGTGCTACAAGGCAGAGTTCCATCTTCTCAGGGCCCCCAGTTG GCACATCAACCACCGGACCCCAGGACCCAGGTGCAGCAGGCAGAGGATCTGCTGACACAGCTAACAGCGGAGGTGGCTATTGATGAGAGCTGGGAACGAGAAGGCCCAG CCACCTCTATCCAGAACGACCTCAACCGGGGGGGCCCAGGGGCTCAGAGCACCAGTTCCAGGGGGCAAGCCACctggtccctggaggaggagaagagcaGGTTGCTGGCTGAGGCAGCGGTCGAACTTCGGCAGGAAAACACTCGGCAGGAGCGCATCCTAGCCCTTGCCAAGCGCCTGGCTGTGCTGCAGGGACGGGACCCTGATAAAG TGACCCTCCAGGACTACCACCTTCCAGACAGCgatgatgaagaggaggaagagacggCCATCCAGAGAGTCCTGCAGCAG CTAACCGAAGAAGCTGCCCTGGATGAGGCAAGTGGCTTTAACATCCCTGTGGAGCCAACTCCCCAACCCCAAGACCAGTCCTGCAGGGCAGAGCCTAAG GCCCAGACCCTGGTCGCCCAGCCcgaggaagaggaagatgagcTCCCCTGGTGCTGCATCTGCAATGAGGATGCCACCCTTCGCTGTGCTGGCTGCGACGGAGACCTCTACTGCGTCCGCTGCTTCCG GGAAGGCCATGATGCCTTTGAGCTTACAGAGCACCAGACATCTGCCTACCAGCCCCTGCATAAAGGCCGAGGACACTGA
- the PPP1R14D gene encoding protein phosphatase 1 regulatory subunit 14D isoform X1, whose amino-acid sequence MLSSSPTSCTSPNPDKENPSKKVQWASGRRRRTSSTDSESKSQSDPFRPRSRKPSRLTVKINQLLQSLRSTWRLSWNYPQRSRRLSWRLFSKTAPAPQSLLSLSCSVNSRNFRDSVDLRNKPCETSFISLSTAQSALNPWIFGWVGNSSLGPRRGTWRMRRDI is encoded by the exons ATGCTGTCTTCAAGCCCTACTTCCTGCACATCTCCCAACCCGGACAAGGAGAATCCAAGTAAGAAGGTCCAGTGggcttctgggaggaggaggaggacatcATCCACGGACTCCGAGTCAAAGTCCCAGTCCGACCCCTTCCGACCCCGGTCCCGGAAACCCAGCCGGCTGACGGTGAA GATCAACCAACTTCTTCAGAGCCTGAGATCGACCTGGAGGCTCTCATGGAACTACCCACAGAGGAGCAGAAGACTCAGTTGGAG GCTATTCTCCAAAACTGCCCCCGCCCCACAGAG CCTTTTATCTCTGAGCTGCTCAGTCAACTCAAGAAACTTCAGAGACTCAGTCGACCTCAGAAATAAGCCTTGTGAGACTAGCTTCATCAGCCTCAGCACTGCCCAGTCTGCCCTGAACCCCTGGATCTTCGGCTGGGTGGGAAACAGCTCCTTGGGACCCAGAAGAGGAACATGGAGAATGAGGAGGGACATTTGA
- the PPP1R14D gene encoding protein phosphatase 1 regulatory subunit 14D isoform X2, with protein MLSSSPTSCTSPNPDKENPSKKVQWASGRRRRTSSTDSESKSQSDPFRPRSRKPSRLTVKYDRGQLQRWVEMEQWVDTQVQELFQDQPTSSEPEIDLEALMELPTEEQKTQLEAILQNCPRPTEPFISELLSQLKKLQRLSRPQK; from the exons ATGCTGTCTTCAAGCCCTACTTCCTGCACATCTCCCAACCCGGACAAGGAGAATCCAAGTAAGAAGGTCCAGTGggcttctgggaggaggaggaggacatcATCCACGGACTCCGAGTCAAAGTCCCAGTCCGACCCCTTCCGACCCCGGTCCCGGAAACCCAGCCGGCTGACGGTGAAGTATGACCGGGGGCAGCTCCAGCGCTGGGTGGAGATGGAGCAGTGGGTGGACACCCAGGTTCAGGAGCTCTTCCAG GATCAACCAACTTCTTCAGAGCCTGAGATCGACCTGGAGGCTCTCATGGAACTACCCACAGAGGAGCAGAAGACTCAGTTGGAG GCTATTCTCCAAAACTGCCCCCGCCCCACAGAG CCTTTTATCTCTGAGCTGCTCAGTCAACTCAAGAAACTTCAGAGACTCAGTCGACCTCAGAAATAA